A genomic region of Saccopteryx bilineata isolate mSacBil1 chromosome 1, mSacBil1_pri_phased_curated, whole genome shotgun sequence contains the following coding sequences:
- the ICAM5 gene encoding intercellular adhesion molecule 5 isoform X1 — translation MPGPSPGLSRALLGLWVALALGLIGFSAVAQEPFWADLQPRVALVERGGSLWLNCSTNCPRPERGGLETSLRRNGTQRGLRWLARQLVDIREPETQPVCFFRCARRTLQARGLIRTFQRPDRVELVPLPAWQPVGKNFTLSCRVPGAGPRGSLTVTLLRGAQELIRRSFSREPPRARGAVLTATVLAQREDHGVNFSCRAELDLRPHGLGLFENSSAPRKLQTFALSPDPPRLAAPRLWEVGSERPVSCSLDGLFPASEARVYLALGHQRLSPDITLEGDALMATATATGSAEQEGSRQLVCNVTLGGESRETRENVTVYSFPAPLLTLSEPSVLEGKIVTVTCAAGARALVTLDGVPAAGPGQPAQLQLNATVNDDRRGFFCNANIEVDREILSKNESTELRVLYAPRLDDSDCPRSWTWPEGPEQILRCEARGNPAPSVHCARPDGGAVLALGLLGPVTRALSGTYRCTAANVHGKAVKDVTLTVEYAPALDSVGCPEHITWLEGTEASLTCVAHGVPPPNVSCVRSGENEVIEGLLHVAREHAGTYRCEATNARGSATKNVAITVEYSPSFEELSCPSNWTWVEGSGQLFSCEVDGKPQPRVECIGSKGTSEKVVLPLAPPDPNPRAPRIPSEFASGIYTCNATNRHGSMVKMVAVSVESPPKMDESTCPSHQTWLEGTEATAPTCVALGRPFPQVSCSREGTPWPQRLHVSRQDAGTYFCLATNVHGTDSQTITVGVEYRPVVAELAASPPGGVQPGGNFTLTCRAEAWPPAQISWRAPPGALNIGLSSNNSTLSVAGALGSHGGEYECSATNAHGRHTRRITVRVAGPWLWVAVGGAVGGAVLLAAGAALAFYLQSTACKKGEYNVQEAESLGEAVCLNGAGGGASGGASAEGGTEPEGTTEAPSGGEIFAIQLTSA, via the exons ATGCCAGGGCCCTCGCCAGGGCTGAGCCGGGCGCTGCTCGGCCTCTGGGTTGCCCTTGCCTTGGGGCTCATCGGCTTCTCAG CGGTCGCGCAGGAGCCTTTCTGGGCGGACCTGCAGCCCCGCGTGGCGCTCGTGGAGCGTGGCGGATCGCTGTGGCTGAATTGCAGCACTAACTGCCCACGGCCCGAGCGCGGTGGCCTGGAGACCTCGCTGCGCCGGAATGGGACCCAGAGGGGTTTGCGTTGGTTGGCGCGGCAGCTGGTGGACATCCGTGAGCCGGAGACCCAGCCGGTCTGCTTCTTCCGCTGCGCGCGACGCACACTGCAGGCGCGTGGGCTCATTCGTACTTTTC AGCGGCCTGATCGTGTAGAGCTGGTGCCGCTGCCTGCCTGGCAACCTGTGGGCAAGAACTTCACTCTGAGCTGTAGGGTCCCTGGCGCTGGGCCTCGTGGGAGCCTCACAGTCACCCTGCTGCGGGGCGCCCAGGAGCTGATCCGCCGCAGCTTCTCCCGGGAGCCACCTCGAGCACGTGGCGCAGTGCTAACCGCTACAGTACTGGCGCAGAGGGAGGATCATGGGGTCAATTTCTCATGCCGCGCAGAGCTGGACCTACGGCCCCACGGCCTGGGGCTGTTTGAAAATAGCTCGGCCCCCAGAAAGCTCCAAACCTTCG CACTGTCTCCGGATCCCCCACGCCTCGCTGCCCCCCGGCTCTGGGAAGTGGGCTCGGAAAGACCTGTGAGCTGCTCCCTGGACGGgctgtttccagcctcagaagcCCGGGTCTACCTGGCACTGGGGCACCAGAGGCTGAGTCCTGATATCACCCTCGAGGGGGACGCGCTCATGGCCACTGCCACAGCTACAGGTAGCGCAGAGCAGGAGGGCTCCAGGCAGCTGGTCTGCAACGTGACCTTGGGGGGCGAGAGCCGCGAGACCCGGGAGAACGTGACTGTCTACA GCTTCCCAGCGCCCCTCCTGACCCTGAGCGAGCCCAGCGTCCTGGAGGGGAAGATAGTGACAGTCACCTGCGCTGCTGGGGCCCGAGCTCTGGTTACTTTGGATGGAGTTCCGGCCGCGGGCCCGGGACAGCCCGCCCAGCTCCAGCTAAATGCCACTGTGAACGACGACAGACGGGGCTTCTTCTGCAACGCCAACATTGAGGTAGACCGAGAGATCCTGAGCAAGAACGAGAGCACTGAACTGCGAGTCCTCT ATGCTCCCCGGCTGGATGATTCAGACTGTCCCAGGAGCTGGACGTGGCCTGAGGGCCCAGAGCAGATTCTGCGTTGCGAGGCCCGTGGAAACCCAGCACCTTCTGTACACTGCGCCCGGCCCGATGGTGGGGCAGTGTTGGCGCTGGGCCTGCTGGGTCCTGTCACTCGCGCGCTCTCCGGCACATACCGTTGCACCGCAGCCAATGTCCATGGCAAAGCGGTTAAGGACGTGACACTGACAGTGGAGT ACGCACCAGCGCTGGACAGTGTGGGCTGCCCAGAACATATTACATGGCTGGAAGGAACAGAAGCCTCACTAACCTGTGTGGCACATGGGGTACCACCGCCCAACGTGAGCTGTGTGCGCTCTGGGGAGAATGAGGTCATCGAGGGCCTGCTGCATGTGGCCCGGGAGCACGCAGGCACCTATCGCTGCGAAGCCACCAATGCTCGAGGCTCTGCGACCAAAAATGTAGCAATCACGGTGGAAT ATAGCCCCAGTTTCGAGGAGCTGAGCTGCCCCAGCAATTGGACATGGGTGGAAGGATCTGGACAGCTGTTTTCTTGTGAAGTTGATGGGAAGCCACAGCCAAGAGTGGAGTGCATTGGCTCCAAGGGCACCAGTGAAAAGGTGGTGCTGCCGCTGGCACCGCCAGACCCTAACCCCAGAGCTCCCAGAATCCCTAGTGAATTTGCCTCTGGTATCTACACCTGCAACGCCACCAACCGGCACGGCTCCATGGTCAAGATGGTGGCCGTGAGTGTGGAGT CACCTCCAAAAATGGATGAGTCCACCTGCCCGAGTCACCAAACGTGGCTGGAAGGGACTGAGGCTACCGCACCCACCTGCGTTGCCCTGGGTCGCCCTTTCCCACAAGTGAGCTGCTCTCGGGAAGGTACTCCCTGGCCTCAGCGGCTGCACGTGTCCCGACAGGATGCAGGCACTTACTTCTGCTTGGCCACCAATGTGCATGGCACGGACTCCCAGACCATCACCGTGGGCGTGGAAT ACCGGCCAGTGGTAGCCGAGCTGGCAGCCTCGCCTCCAGGAGGCGTGCAGCCAGGGGGGAACTTCACATTGACCTGCCGTGCTGAGGCCTGGCCCCCGGCTCAGATTAGCTGGCGCGCACCCCCAGGGGCACTCAACATCGGCCTGTCAAGCAACAACAGCACGCTGAGCGTGGCAGGCGCCCTGGGTAGCCACGGAGGCGAGTATGAATGCTCAGCCACCAACGCACATGGGCGCCATACGCGACGCATCACCGTGCGCGTGGCCG GTCCGTGGCTGTGGGTCGCCGTGGGCGGTGCGGTGGGGGGCGCGGTGCTGCTGGCCGCGGGGGCCGCCCTGGCCTTCTACCTACAATCCACCGCCTGCAAGAAGGGCGAGTATAACGTACAGGAGGCCGAGAGCTTGGGTGAAGCTGTCTGTCTGAACGGTGCGGGCGGTGGCGCAAGCGGGGGTGCCAGCGCTGAAGGTGGAACAGAACCAGAGGGCACCACAGAGGCACCATCAGGGGGTGAGATCTTCGCCATCCAGCTGACATCAGCATGA
- the ICAM5 gene encoding intercellular adhesion molecule 5 isoform X2 has protein sequence MPGPSPGLSRALLGLWVALALGLIGFSAVAQEPFWADLQPRVALVERGGSLWLNCSTNCPRPERGGLETSLRRNGTQRGLRWLARQLVDIREPETQPVCFFRCARRTLQARGLIRTFQRPDRVELVPLPAWQPVGKNFTLSCRVPGAGPRGSLTVTLLRGAQELIRRSFSREPPRARGAVLTATVLAQREDHGVNFSCRAELDLRPHGLGLFENSSAPRKLQTFALSPDPPRLAAPRLWEVGSERPVSCSLDGLFPASEARVYLALGHQRLSPDITLEGDALMATATATGSAEQEGSRQLVCNVTLGGESRETRENVTVYSFPAPLLTLSEPSVLEGKIVTVTCAAGARALVTLDGVPAAGPGQPAQLQLNATVNDDRRGFFCNANIEVDREILSKNESTELRVLYAPRLDDSDCPRSWTWPEGPEQILRCEARGNPAPSVHCARPDGGAVLALGLLGPVTRALSGTYRCTAANVHGKAVKDVTLTVEYAPALDSVGCPEHITWLEGTEASLTCVAHGVPPPNVSCVRSGENEVIEGLLHVAREHAGTYRCEATNARGSATKNVAITVEYSPSFEELSCPSNWTWVEGSGQLFSCEVDGKPQPRVECIGSKGTSEKVVLPLAPPDPNPRAPRIPSEFASGIYTCNATNRHGSMVKMVAVSVESPPKMDESTCPSHQTWLEGTEATAPTCVALGRPFPQVSCSREGTPWPQRLHVSRQDAGTYFCLATNVHGTDSQTITVGVEYRPVVAELAASPPGGVQPGGNFTLTCRAEAWPPAQISWRAPPGALNIGLSSNNSTLSVAGALGSHGGEYECSATNAHGRHTRRITVRVAGPPPRRSVAVGRRGRCGGGRGAAGRGGRPGLLPTIHRLQEGRV, from the exons ATGCCAGGGCCCTCGCCAGGGCTGAGCCGGGCGCTGCTCGGCCTCTGGGTTGCCCTTGCCTTGGGGCTCATCGGCTTCTCAG CGGTCGCGCAGGAGCCTTTCTGGGCGGACCTGCAGCCCCGCGTGGCGCTCGTGGAGCGTGGCGGATCGCTGTGGCTGAATTGCAGCACTAACTGCCCACGGCCCGAGCGCGGTGGCCTGGAGACCTCGCTGCGCCGGAATGGGACCCAGAGGGGTTTGCGTTGGTTGGCGCGGCAGCTGGTGGACATCCGTGAGCCGGAGACCCAGCCGGTCTGCTTCTTCCGCTGCGCGCGACGCACACTGCAGGCGCGTGGGCTCATTCGTACTTTTC AGCGGCCTGATCGTGTAGAGCTGGTGCCGCTGCCTGCCTGGCAACCTGTGGGCAAGAACTTCACTCTGAGCTGTAGGGTCCCTGGCGCTGGGCCTCGTGGGAGCCTCACAGTCACCCTGCTGCGGGGCGCCCAGGAGCTGATCCGCCGCAGCTTCTCCCGGGAGCCACCTCGAGCACGTGGCGCAGTGCTAACCGCTACAGTACTGGCGCAGAGGGAGGATCATGGGGTCAATTTCTCATGCCGCGCAGAGCTGGACCTACGGCCCCACGGCCTGGGGCTGTTTGAAAATAGCTCGGCCCCCAGAAAGCTCCAAACCTTCG CACTGTCTCCGGATCCCCCACGCCTCGCTGCCCCCCGGCTCTGGGAAGTGGGCTCGGAAAGACCTGTGAGCTGCTCCCTGGACGGgctgtttccagcctcagaagcCCGGGTCTACCTGGCACTGGGGCACCAGAGGCTGAGTCCTGATATCACCCTCGAGGGGGACGCGCTCATGGCCACTGCCACAGCTACAGGTAGCGCAGAGCAGGAGGGCTCCAGGCAGCTGGTCTGCAACGTGACCTTGGGGGGCGAGAGCCGCGAGACCCGGGAGAACGTGACTGTCTACA GCTTCCCAGCGCCCCTCCTGACCCTGAGCGAGCCCAGCGTCCTGGAGGGGAAGATAGTGACAGTCACCTGCGCTGCTGGGGCCCGAGCTCTGGTTACTTTGGATGGAGTTCCGGCCGCGGGCCCGGGACAGCCCGCCCAGCTCCAGCTAAATGCCACTGTGAACGACGACAGACGGGGCTTCTTCTGCAACGCCAACATTGAGGTAGACCGAGAGATCCTGAGCAAGAACGAGAGCACTGAACTGCGAGTCCTCT ATGCTCCCCGGCTGGATGATTCAGACTGTCCCAGGAGCTGGACGTGGCCTGAGGGCCCAGAGCAGATTCTGCGTTGCGAGGCCCGTGGAAACCCAGCACCTTCTGTACACTGCGCCCGGCCCGATGGTGGGGCAGTGTTGGCGCTGGGCCTGCTGGGTCCTGTCACTCGCGCGCTCTCCGGCACATACCGTTGCACCGCAGCCAATGTCCATGGCAAAGCGGTTAAGGACGTGACACTGACAGTGGAGT ACGCACCAGCGCTGGACAGTGTGGGCTGCCCAGAACATATTACATGGCTGGAAGGAACAGAAGCCTCACTAACCTGTGTGGCACATGGGGTACCACCGCCCAACGTGAGCTGTGTGCGCTCTGGGGAGAATGAGGTCATCGAGGGCCTGCTGCATGTGGCCCGGGAGCACGCAGGCACCTATCGCTGCGAAGCCACCAATGCTCGAGGCTCTGCGACCAAAAATGTAGCAATCACGGTGGAAT ATAGCCCCAGTTTCGAGGAGCTGAGCTGCCCCAGCAATTGGACATGGGTGGAAGGATCTGGACAGCTGTTTTCTTGTGAAGTTGATGGGAAGCCACAGCCAAGAGTGGAGTGCATTGGCTCCAAGGGCACCAGTGAAAAGGTGGTGCTGCCGCTGGCACCGCCAGACCCTAACCCCAGAGCTCCCAGAATCCCTAGTGAATTTGCCTCTGGTATCTACACCTGCAACGCCACCAACCGGCACGGCTCCATGGTCAAGATGGTGGCCGTGAGTGTGGAGT CACCTCCAAAAATGGATGAGTCCACCTGCCCGAGTCACCAAACGTGGCTGGAAGGGACTGAGGCTACCGCACCCACCTGCGTTGCCCTGGGTCGCCCTTTCCCACAAGTGAGCTGCTCTCGGGAAGGTACTCCCTGGCCTCAGCGGCTGCACGTGTCCCGACAGGATGCAGGCACTTACTTCTGCTTGGCCACCAATGTGCATGGCACGGACTCCCAGACCATCACCGTGGGCGTGGAAT ACCGGCCAGTGGTAGCCGAGCTGGCAGCCTCGCCTCCAGGAGGCGTGCAGCCAGGGGGGAACTTCACATTGACCTGCCGTGCTGAGGCCTGGCCCCCGGCTCAGATTAGCTGGCGCGCACCCCCAGGGGCACTCAACATCGGCCTGTCAAGCAACAACAGCACGCTGAGCGTGGCAGGCGCCCTGGGTAGCCACGGAGGCGAGTATGAATGCTCAGCCACCAACGCACATGGGCGCCATACGCGACGCATCACCGTGCGCGTGGCCG GGCCTCCACCCCGCAGGTCCGTGGCTGTGGGTCGCCGTGGGCGGTGCGGTGGGGGGCGCGGTGCTGCTGGCCGCGGGGGCCGCCCTGGCCTTCTACCTACAATCCACCGCCTGCAAGAAGGGCGAGTATAA